The sequence below is a genomic window from Pseudomonas cremoricolorata.
CTGCGTTGACCTCGATCAACGGCTACGTACTGTGCGGTGCCGCACAGTTTAGGAAAAGCACCACGTTCCTGCCAGCGTTTGTCCTACATGGCGACTTCCACTTGTCCGGGCGCGGTCACGCGTGCCTTCACGACCCGCTTGGAATTGAGGTTGCGTACGCGAATCTGTTCGGCCAGCCCCCCCTTGCTCAGCGCCTCGCCGGGCATGCGCACGCTGAGGCTGCCGCTGCGGGCGACGATCACCACATGGTCGCCCTTGCGAATCAGTTCGGCCTGCTCCAGATGCTGCGGCGTCAGTACCTGGTCGAGTACGGTCGGGCGCAGCAGCTTCATGCCCACCGCCTGATCGAGTTCAGTGATGAACCCCTGCTTGAGGGTGCCGACGTCACGTTCGCGCAGCGCCACGTCGCCTGCGCCGATGACGCTTTCGCGCTTGAGCGGGCGCACCATCACCACCACGTCGCGGTGCAGGCGCACGGTGGCCGGGACGAATACCGTCCAGGGTCCGCTGCCGGCGCAACGCACCCGTACCGTCACTCGGCCCAGCGGCTGCGCCGGACTTTCCAGCGAGGCGTCAAGCGCTTGGCTGCACTGCGGCATGCGCAGGCGTGGGTCGAGCGGGTTGACTGCGATTTCATACCGCCCCGGGGTCTGCGTGGTGGCCAGATAATCCTCGACGGCGAACTCAAGAAATCCCTGCGTCACGCCGATAAGCTGTTCAGGCGAGGTAAACGCCTGCGCCAGCGCCTTGGCGCCCGGTGCCAGCAGGCACAGAGCCGCCAGTGGGGCGCTCAGCAGTTGCGTCAGTCGTCGGAAAATCGTCGTTTTCATGTGCATGACGCTCAAAAAAGCAAAGCCCGTGCCGACTTGGTAGTCAGGGCTGAAAGGTAGAGGAGTCTGGCATGGCGGGAGTAATGGATTCGGTCAATCAGCGCACACAGCTGGTGGGGCAGAATCGTCTTGAGCTGCTGCTGTTCCGTCTGAACGGCGCGCAGCTGTACGGCATCAACGTGTTCAAGGTGCGCGAGGTGCTGCAATGCCCGCCGCTGACCGTGTTGCCCAAGTCGCACCCGGTGGTGCGCGGTGTGGCGAACATTCGCGGGGCGACCATTCCGATCCTCGATCTGTCCATGGCCACCGGCCTGCCGGGGCTTCAGGAAGAGATCAGCAACAGCTTCGTGATCATCACCGAGTACAACACCAAGACCCAAGGCTTTCTGGTGCATTCGGTAGAACGCATCGTCAACATGAACTGGGAGGAGATCCATCCGCCACCCCGTGGCACGGGCCGCGACCACTACCTGACCGCGGTGACCCGGGTGGATAACAAGATGGTCGAGATCATCGACGTCGAGAAGGTGCTGGCCGAAGTGGCGCCAACCTCCGAATCGGTGTCGGCCGGCGTGATCGATGCCGAGGTGCAGGACAAGGCGGTCATGCTGCGGGTGCTCACCGTCGATGACTCTTCGGTGGCACGCAAGCAGGTCAGCCGTTGCCTGCAAACCGTAGGCGTCGAAGTGGTGGCGCTCAACGACGGGCGTCAGGCGCTGGATTACCTGCACGGCTTACTCGATGAGGGCAAGCATCCGGAAGAAGAATTCCTGATGATGATCTCGGACATCGAGATGCCGGAAATGGATGGCTACACCCTGACCGCCGCCATTCGCAGCGATCCTCGCATGCAAAAACTGCACATCGTCCTGCATACTTCGCTGTCCGGCGTGTTCAACCAGGCGATGGTCAAGAAAGTCGGTGCGGATGACTTCCTTGCCAAGTTCAAGCCGGACGACCTTGCCCAGCGCGTGGTCGATCGGATCAAGGCAACACATTGAAATGTCCGGGGGCGCTGCTCCCGGCACCTGTGATTTGAGAGGGGCGGCAACAGTGTCTACGGCGACTTCAGATTTCGAGCAGTTCAGGGTCTTCCTGGAAAAAGCCTGTGGCATCCTGTTGGGTGACAACAAGCAGTACCTGGTTTCCAGCCGCCTCAACAAACTGATGGAGCAGCAGGGCATCAAGTCCCTCGGCGAGCTGGTGCAGCGCATCCAGACCCAGCCGCGCGGCGGTCTGCGCGAGCAGGTGGTCGATGCCATGACCACCAACGAAACCCTGTGGTTTCGTGACAACTATCCCTTCGAAGTGATGAAGAACCGGGTGATTCCCGAGTTCATCAAGAACAACCCGGGCCAGCGTCTGCGCATCTGGTCGGCGGCCTGCTCGTCGGGGCAGGAGCCGTACTCGTTGTCGATGACCCTCGATGAGTTCGAGCGCAGCAACCTTGGCCAGTTGAAGATGGGGGCGCAGATCGTTGCCACCGATCTATCCGGGCTGATGCTCAACAACTGCCGCACCGGCGAGTACGACAGCCTGGCGATTGCCCGCGGCCTGTCGCCTGAACGTTTGCAGCGCTATTTCGACAGCAAGGGCGCCGGTCGCTACGCGGTCAAGCCGGCGATTCGCAGCCGCGTCGAGTTTCGTGCGTTCAACCTGCTCGACAGCTACGCCGCACTGGGCAAGTTCGATGTGGTGTTCTGCCGTAACGTGCTGATCTACTTCTCGGCCCAGGTGAAGAAAGACATTCTCATGCGCATTCACGGCACCCTCAAGCCGGGCGGTTATTTGTTCCTCGGCGCTTCCGAGGCCCTCAACGGCCTGCCGGACCACTATCAGATGGTGCAGTGCAGCCCAGGCATCATCTACCAGGCCAAGTGAGCCCCATGGCCGCGGCTTTGACAGCGGCCGCGCCCCCTTGGCTGACCAGCACCTGCTGACGCCCCGTCAAAATTCTGCTGCGCCCCGTGCGCCAACCTGCTTTTGCCGCCTGCTGCCATCCCGGCGGCAGGGTTTTGCCGCTTTTCTGGCGAGCAGAGTTGCGGCTCAGCCATTCAACCCCACGGCCGGCAAGGCTTTTGCCGGTTTGGCACAGCGCTTGCTAAGTTTCGCTCAACCTATTTCCGGTCAACCTGCGCAGGTTCCCCGACATGAGCATCAACTTCGACAAGGCGCTCGGCATCCACCAGCAGGCGATGAATTTTCGCGCCCAGCGGGCTGAGGTGTTGGCCAACAACATCACCAACGCCGACACGCCCAATTACAAGGCCCGCGATCTTGACTTCTCGGCAGTGCTGGCAGCCGAGGCGCAGAAGCAGGACAACGGCCGCGTGGCACTGACCCGCACCAACGGCAGGCACATCGAAGCCGAGGGCCTGAGCGGCGCTGACGAAGCGCTGATGTACCGCATTCCGACCCAGCCGTCGATTGACCAGAACACCGTCGATGCGCAGATGGAGCAGTCCAACTATGCGCAAAACGCGCTGGACTTCCAGGCCAGCTTCACTCTGCTCAACAGCAAATTCAAAGGGCTGGTATCGGCCCTGCGCGGAGAGTGACCATGTCCCTTGCCAACGTCTTCAATATCGCCGGTAGCGGCATGAGCGCGCAGAACACCCGGCTCAACACCGTGGCGTCGAACATCGCCAACGCCGAAACCGTGTCCTCGAGCATCGATCAGACCTACCGCGCCCGCCACCCGGTGTTCGCCACCACCTTCGAGCAGGCGCAAAACGGCGCCGGGCAATCGTTGTTCGAGGACCAGGGCCAGGCCGGACGCGGCGTGCAGGTCACCGGCATCGTCGAGGACCAGAGCGATCTGCAGGCGCGCTACGAGCCCAACCACCCGGCGGCGAACAAGGACGGCTACGTCTACTACCCCAACGTCAACGTGGTGCAGGAAATGGCTGACATGATTTCCGCCAGCCGCTCGTTCCAGACCAACGCCGAGCTGATGAACACGGCCAAGACCATGATGCAGAAAGTCCTGACCCTGGGTCAGTAAGCGGGATATCGCCATGAACAGCACAGACAGCGTCAACGGTTCAAGCTACCTGACCTCACTGCAACAGCAGCGCTCCTCCACAAACGCCAGCAGCGGCACCGCCGGCAGCGCGTTGGGCAAGGACGCGTTCCTGCAGTTGCTGGTGACCCAGATGAAAAACCAGAACCCGCTCGATCCGCAGCAGAACGGCGAGTTCGTCGCCCAGCTGGCGCAGTTCAGCAGCCTGGAAAGCATGCAGACCCTGAACAGCTCGGTGAACAGCATTCTCCAGGGCTTCCAGTCGTCCACCGCCTTGCAGGCGTCGTCGCTGGTCGGGCGCAACGTGGTGGTGCAGACCGACACCGCCAGCGTCGATACCAGCAAGGACATGAAGGGCTCGGTCAACCTCAGCGCCTCGAGCACGGCGGTCAAGGTGGGCGTGTACAACAGCCAGGGCGACCTGGTGCGTACCCTCGATCTGGGCAGCAAGAGCGGCGGGCTGGCCGAGTTCACGTGGGATGGCCGCGATGCCAAGGGCGAAGTGGCGCCAGCCGGTGCCTACACCTTCAAGGCCACGGCCGATATCAAGGGCACCGCCACCGCCATGACCACCAACCTGCCAGCCACGGTCAACAGCGTTACCACCGGCGTCAACGGCAGCGAAATGATGTTGAACCTGGCAGGGCTGGGCAGTGTGCCCCTGTCGAAAGTCCAAGTGATCGGAATCTGAGGGCCGACCGACGTCGGCAGGAGTGAGTAAATGTCTTTCAATATCGGACTGAGCGGGCTGTATGCAGCCAACAAGGCCCTCAACGTCACCGGTAACAACATCGCCAACGTGGCGACCACCGGCTTCAAGTCCTCGCGCGCCGAGTTCGCCGACCAGTATTCGGCCTCGGTACGCGGCACCAGCGGCCGCACCGATGTCGGCAGCGGCGTGCGTACCGCCGCGGTATCGCAGATGTTCAGCTCGGGCAACATCGTCAGCACTGGCAAGAGCCTGGACCTTGCCATCGACGGCAATGGCTTCTTCGCCATGGACGACAACGGCTCGCGCATCTACACCCGCGCCGGCGCGTTCTACAGCGACAAGGACGGCAAGATCGTCAATGCCTCTGGTGCCAATCTGCAGGGTTATCCTGTCGATGCCGAGGGCAAGGTGGTGCGTGGTGCGCTGACCGATCTGCAGATCGACACTTCGAACCTGGCGCCCAAGCCGACCTCGAAGATCAGCGAGACCCTCAACCTCAATTCCACCGCCACCGCGCCCAAGGTCACCCCGTTCAACCCGGCTGACGTCGACAGCTACAACCATACGTTCAACACCGAGCTGTACGACAGCCAAGGCAACCTGCACCAGCTGAATCAGTACTTCGTGCGTGACACGGTCAGCAACTCGTGGACCATGTACACCACGGTCAACGGCCGCAACCCGACCGACCCGACCAACACCACGCCGCTGGTCAACAACCTGCCGTTCAAGTCCGATGGTTCGTTGGATGTAGACGCCATGACCGCAGGTCCGGTGACAGGCGGTCTGTCGATCGGTACCGACAAGACCTTCCAGGTCGATGGCTGGGTGCCGGGTCACAAGAACGCCCTGGGCGACTGGGCGAGCAACGGCGCCACGGCCAACCCGACCGGGGTGCGCCTGGACATGCTCGCCACCACCCAGTACAACGCCGCCTCGGCGACCACCGCCAAGACCCAGGATGGCTATGCCACCGGTGAGCTGTCCGGCCTTGCGGTGGACACCAGCGGCAACCTGTTCGCCAGCTTCACCAATGGCCGTGACAAGGTCATTGGCCAGGTGGCGATGGCCACCTTCGCCAACCTGCAGGGCCTGACCCCGGTCGGTGGCACGGCATGGAAAGAGTCGTATGCCTCCGGCGTGCCGGTGGTGGGCGAGCCGGACACCGGCACCCTGGGCAAGATCACTGGCGGCGCGCTGGAAGACTCCAACGTCGACCTCACCGGCGAGCTGGTCAACCTGATCAAGGCGCAGAGCAACTACCAGGCCAACGCCAAGACCATCTCGACCGAGAACACCATCCTGCAGACCATCATCCAGATGGCGTGACGCGGCTTCAGGCGGGTGCGCCGCTACGGCGGCCACCGGCTTGTGGGTCGGCGCGAATCCTTCATGAAAAAAGCCTTTCTCATCAGCGTGTTCTGCCTGCTGCTCGGCCATGCCTGGGTACAGGCCGCGCCTGCGCCTTTTCAGCTGTGGCAAAGCAAGCTCACCGGCCGCTACCTGTGCAGCCAGCACAAGCCAGGCGAGGGCTGGGTGTGGCATGCCGGGCCCTTCGACAACGCCGGCTGCCGGCCGCGCTGAGCCGGCTTGCCGGCGCCTGGCAAGAAGTTGCCAGCAAACCGACACTCTGACGCTCTCTGTCCTGCTCGAACCCCCGTAAAACAAGGCTTTCGCCAAGTTGGTTCGATCCTTGCTTGATGCCGAGCACAGCGACAACGTTGCGCTTCGAACACAGAGGATCATCCGTGGACAAGATGCTTTACGTGGCCATGACCGGCGCCAGCCAGAACGCATTGGCCCAGCAGGCCCATGCCAACAACCTGGCGAACATTTCCACCACCGGTTTCCAGCGTGATCTGGAGCAGGCGCGATCGATGCCGGTGTTCGGTGACAGCTTTCCGTCGCGCGCCTACGCCATGACCGAGCGGCCGGCCACCGACTTCTCCGCTGGGGCGATGATCGAGACCGGGCGCGAGCTGGACGTGGCCGTTTCGGGCTCTGGGTTCATGGCCGTGCAGGCGCCCGACGGCAGCGAGGCTTATGTGCGCACCGGCAGCCTGAACATCGACGCCCTCGGCGTGCTGCGTGCCGGCAACGGCATGCCGGTGCTGGGTAACGGCGGCCCGATCGCCGTGCCGCCGGAGCAGAAGGTCGAGGTGGGTGACGACGGCACCATCAGCATCCGCGCCATGGGTGAAGACCCGCGGGTGATGGCTCAGGTCGACCGCATCAAGCTGGTCAATCCCGACACAAAAGGGCTGGTGAAGGGCCTCGATGGCCTGATCCACACCAGCAGCGGCCAGCCGGCCGATGCCGACGTCAACGTGCGCGTGGTGTCTGGCTTTCTCGAAGCGAGCAACGTCAACGCAGTGGAAGAAATGACCTCGATGCTGTCGCTGTCTCGCCAGTTCGAGCTGCACATCAAGATGATGAACGCGGCCAAGGAAGGCGATGAAGCCATGGCGCGTGTTTTGCAAATCGGCTGATCACACTTGAACGTGCGCCGTAAAACAGGCGCACCAGGAGAATACTGAATGCTTCCGGCTCTGTGGGTCGCCAAGACCGGCTTGTCCGCCCAGGACACCAACCTGACCGTGGTTTCCAACAACCTGGCCAACGTTTCCACCACCGGCTTCAAGCGTGACCGCGCTGAATTCCAGGACCTGCTGTACCAGGTCAAGCGCCAGCCCGGTGCCCAGTCGACCCAGGACAGCGAGCTGCCTTCGGGTCTGCAGGTCGGTACCGGTGTGCGCGTGGTCGGCACCCAGAAAAGCTTTACCGCCGGCAGCCTGCAAACCACCGAGAACCCGCTGGACATGGCGATCAACGGGCGCGGCTTCT
It includes:
- the flgC gene encoding flagellar basal body rod protein FlgC codes for the protein MSLANVFNIAGSGMSAQNTRLNTVASNIANAETVSSSIDQTYRARHPVFATTFEQAQNGAGQSLFEDQGQAGRGVQVTGIVEDQSDLQARYEPNHPAANKDGYVYYPNVNVVQEMADMISASRSFQTNAELMNTAKTMMQKVLTLGQ
- the flgB gene encoding flagellar basal body rod protein FlgB — translated: MSINFDKALGIHQQAMNFRAQRAEVLANNITNADTPNYKARDLDFSAVLAAEAQKQDNGRVALTRTNGRHIEAEGLSGADEALMYRIPTQPSIDQNTVDAQMEQSNYAQNALDFQASFTLLNSKFKGLVSALRGE
- the flgF gene encoding flagellar basal-body rod protein FlgF, whose protein sequence is MDKMLYVAMTGASQNALAQQAHANNLANISTTGFQRDLEQARSMPVFGDSFPSRAYAMTERPATDFSAGAMIETGRELDVAVSGSGFMAVQAPDGSEAYVRTGSLNIDALGVLRAGNGMPVLGNGGPIAVPPEQKVEVGDDGTISIRAMGEDPRVMAQVDRIKLVNPDTKGLVKGLDGLIHTSSGQPADADVNVRVVSGFLEASNVNAVEEMTSMLSLSRQFELHIKMMNAAKEGDEAMARVLQIG
- a CDS encoding flagellar hook assembly protein FlgD; the protein is MNSTDSVNGSSYLTSLQQQRSSTNASSGTAGSALGKDAFLQLLVTQMKNQNPLDPQQNGEFVAQLAQFSSLESMQTLNSSVNSILQGFQSSTALQASSLVGRNVVVQTDTASVDTSKDMKGSVNLSASSTAVKVGVYNSQGDLVRTLDLGSKSGGLAEFTWDGRDAKGEVAPAGAYTFKATADIKGTATAMTTNLPATVNSVTTGVNGSEMMLNLAGLGSVPLSKVQVIGI
- the flgA gene encoding flagellar basal body P-ring formation chaperone FlgA, which produces MHMKTTIFRRLTQLLSAPLAALCLLAPGAKALAQAFTSPEQLIGVTQGFLEFAVEDYLATTQTPGRYEIAVNPLDPRLRMPQCSQALDASLESPAQPLGRVTVRVRCAGSGPWTVFVPATVRLHRDVVVMVRPLKRESVIGAGDVALRERDVGTLKQGFITELDQAVGMKLLRPTVLDQVLTPQHLEQAELIRKGDHVVIVARSGSLSVRMPGEALSKGGLAEQIRVRNLNSKRVVKARVTAPGQVEVAM
- the flgE gene encoding flagellar hook protein FlgE, with amino-acid sequence MSFNIGLSGLYAANKALNVTGNNIANVATTGFKSSRAEFADQYSASVRGTSGRTDVGSGVRTAAVSQMFSSGNIVSTGKSLDLAIDGNGFFAMDDNGSRIYTRAGAFYSDKDGKIVNASGANLQGYPVDAEGKVVRGALTDLQIDTSNLAPKPTSKISETLNLNSTATAPKVTPFNPADVDSYNHTFNTELYDSQGNLHQLNQYFVRDTVSNSWTMYTTVNGRNPTDPTNTTPLVNNLPFKSDGSLDVDAMTAGPVTGGLSIGTDKTFQVDGWVPGHKNALGDWASNGATANPTGVRLDMLATTQYNAASATTAKTQDGYATGELSGLAVDTSGNLFASFTNGRDKVIGQVAMATFANLQGLTPVGGTAWKESYASGVPVVGEPDTGTLGKITGGALEDSNVDLTGELVNLIKAQSNYQANAKTISTENTILQTIIQMA
- the cheR gene encoding protein-glutamate O-methyltransferase CheR, which encodes MSTATSDFEQFRVFLEKACGILLGDNKQYLVSSRLNKLMEQQGIKSLGELVQRIQTQPRGGLREQVVDAMTTNETLWFRDNYPFEVMKNRVIPEFIKNNPGQRLRIWSAACSSGQEPYSLSMTLDEFERSNLGQLKMGAQIVATDLSGLMLNNCRTGEYDSLAIARGLSPERLQRYFDSKGAGRYAVKPAIRSRVEFRAFNLLDSYAALGKFDVVFCRNVLIYFSAQVKKDILMRIHGTLKPGGYLFLGASEALNGLPDHYQMVQCSPGIIYQAK
- a CDS encoding chemotaxis protein CheV — its product is MAGVMDSVNQRTQLVGQNRLELLLFRLNGAQLYGINVFKVREVLQCPPLTVLPKSHPVVRGVANIRGATIPILDLSMATGLPGLQEEISNSFVIITEYNTKTQGFLVHSVERIVNMNWEEIHPPPRGTGRDHYLTAVTRVDNKMVEIIDVEKVLAEVAPTSESVSAGVIDAEVQDKAVMLRVLTVDDSSVARKQVSRCLQTVGVEVVALNDGRQALDYLHGLLDEGKHPEEEFLMMISDIEMPEMDGYTLTAAIRSDPRMQKLHIVLHTSLSGVFNQAMVKKVGADDFLAKFKPDDLAQRVVDRIKATH